A segment of the Desulfofundulus kuznetsovii DSM 6115 genome:
TACGGCCATCACGGCTACCACAAGCACAAAAAGAAACGCAGCATCTTCGAGCTATTTGAAGATCTGTTTGATTAAGATTAAAAAATGCGGGTGGCGCGTTTACGGCCGCCCTTCTTTTTTCCGGACCTCCCCCCGGGCCAGGGAGAAATATACGCCGCCGGCGCAGAGCACGGCAAAGAGCAAAAAGGATATATGCATGCTTTTCAGCAAGAGCGGACTCGCAGACGGGGTAATGGTCGTGCCCTTCAGATAAAGGCCAAAGAAGAAGGTCACCAGGGCCATGCTTAAAGCCTGACCCACCAGGCGCATGGTACCCAGGGTGGCGGAAGCCACCCCGTAATAGCGTTTTTCCACTGCACTCATTACCGCATTGGTATTGGGTGAAGAAAACAGGGCAAAGCCAGTGCCAAGCAACACCAGATATCCCATTATCGTCCACAAAGGAGTGGTTTTGTTTATAAGGGAAAAAAGGAAAAGCCCGACAAAGCTTAAAGCCATCCCCAGGGAAGCAAGCAGCCGCGGCTCGACACGGTCGGAAAGCCTGCCGGCCAGCGGGGAAAGAAGGGCCATCAGAACGGGCTGTGCCAGGAGGATAAAGCCGGCAGTCTGGGCATCCAGCCCCCTGACCACCTGCAGGTACAGGGAAAGCAAAAAACCCACCGCAAAGGTGGCGCTATAGTGAATGAGCGCCGCCAGGTTGGAAAAGGCAAAAACCAGGTTGCGGAAAAGGTTCAGGTTGATCAACGGATAGGGGTAGCGCAGCTCCTGCCGGATAAACAGGGCCAGCAAAACCAGACCCATTGCCAGGACCCAGCGGGCAGAGGTGCTGGTGTTGGCCGACGCGATGCCGTACATGAATGCCGCCATGCCCAGGGTGTAAAGGAACGCCCCCGCCGGGTCATATTTTTCACCCCGCACATCCCGCCATTCTCCCTTGAGTTTAAACACGGTGACCAGGACCACAATTAAGCCAAGCAAAAAGTTCAGGTAGAAAATATACCGCCAGCCAAACTGGTGGGTTAAAAACCCGCCTACCACCGGCCCCAGGGATAACCCCGTATAAACAGCCGCCACGTTGATGCCCAGCACTTTCCCCCGTTCCCGGGGAGGAAATACGCCGGTCAGGATGGCCACGCCGGTACCGAAGATCATGGCCCCGCCAATGCCGTGCAGGATGCGGAAAAGGATCAGCATTTCCCCTGAAGTGGCCAGACCGCTTAAAAGGGACAGCAAGGTATAAGTAATGATCCCGACCAGAAAGACTTTTTTCCTGCCGTACAGGTCCGCCGCCCGGCCAAAGGGAAGCAAGAAAACAGAGGAGGCCAGGAGATAGGAAGTAACAATCCAGTTGAGCATCAATGCTTCCAGGTGAAACTCCCGACCGATGGCCGGAACGGCCAGGTTAACGGCACTGCCCATAAAGGGAGTTAAAAAGGAAGCCAGAGTAGCCGCCAGCAAAACGTATTTTTTCATGCTTTCGTTATCTTTCATAAAAAAAAGCACACGCCCCCGGGGGACAAGAGCGTTGGCGGGTACACCTCCTTATTTAAATTAATACCTTTAAAAATTCAACAGGCCGGGCAAAATTCCTCCCGGGAACAACGTTCGAATTTCTGGCCTTGAATTTTTATGGGCCTGGAACCCCTATATCTGAAAAACTGGTGAACGAAGAAGATGCCCCCGTCGACCCAGTTGCACCCGGTCGTCAGGCATTTGAGCAGGGAATTATCCCTGAACCGGGATAAAACCTGCCGCCTCAGGCAGGATAAAATGTAAAAGGTGGGCGCCCCAAATTTACTGTCGGGACACCCCCCTCTTCCTGTTGCGTTAACGCCCTGGAAGCACAAGCAAAGTAGTCTTGTTCCCATCTTCGACACGCAAAAGGCCCCACATACCGAGTTCAAGATCCCAGCGAACAATTCCGGAACGATACATGAAGTCACCGGGAGTTCCCAGCGGGCTGATTGCACCCTCTATTTTTGCCGAAAAACCTTCGCCTACTGTAATCGCGCCCCTGACGGCTATGACCTGGGAAAAGAGGTCCCCCGGCTGCTGCCGGTAGTTGTGGCCATGGAGGACGAAGCTGTGCGCCCGCGGTTTGTCGGACGGCATAAGTAGACGGATCGTTACCGGATCACCGATTATTGCCTCGAATAGAGGCGTGGCGGGATCGCCGTGGAAGAGGGAACTAAAGACCTTGTGCACCTGCGGTATAACTTTTAACCGGTTCTCAAAAGGTTCCGAGCGGTAATTGAATGCCTTCATTCCCTGATCTTCGGGGTCCAGATCCCCTGGAATTGGAACTATAACAAACGCTTCCGGAATGACCTTGCCCCCGGCATTTAGAAGGAATACACCGTCGTGCATGATCAGTACCATTTCCCGTACGGCCGGCAGGAACGGGTTCAGGATATCTA
Coding sequences within it:
- a CDS encoding MFS transporter; translated protein: MKDNESMKKYVLLAATLASFLTPFMGSAVNLAVPAIGREFHLEALMLNWIVTSYLLASSVFLLPFGRAADLYGRKKVFLVGIITYTLLSLLSGLATSGEMLILFRILHGIGGAMIFGTGVAILTGVFPPRERGKVLGINVAAVYTGLSLGPVVGGFLTHQFGWRYIFYLNFLLGLIVVLVTVFKLKGEWRDVRGEKYDPAGAFLYTLGMAAFMYGIASANTSTSARWVLAMGLVLLALFIRQELRYPYPLINLNLFRNLVFAFSNLAALIHYSATFAVGFLLSLYLQVVRGLDAQTAGFILLAQPVLMALLSPLAGRLSDRVEPRLLASLGMALSFVGLFLFSLINKTTPLWTIMGYLVLLGTGFALFSSPNTNAVMSAVEKRYYGVASATLGTMRLVGQALSMALVTFFFGLYLKGTTITPSASPLLLKSMHISFLLFAVLCAGGVYFSLARGEVRKKEGRP